From Musa acuminata AAA Group cultivar baxijiao chromosome BXJ3-8, Cavendish_Baxijiao_AAA, whole genome shotgun sequence, one genomic window encodes:
- the LOC135645805 gene encoding probable glycerol-3-phosphate acyltransferase 3 produces MNSKSLLKSLYLIYKFSIRRLRTSYASYGRTQKHPPPEKLSGKTIVCDMEGGLLRTSSTFPYFMLVALEAGGLLRGLLLLILCPLISCLSHEVGLRVMVMVCFLGLRKDKFRVGRAVLPKFFLEEVGLEGFEVVRRGGRRVCVSSMPTVMVEEFLQGYLDVEVVLGRELKVFGGYYTGLMVEEEEETKASLALEELLGDEKVGKGGAVGFGSYPNSLRKQRLFSHCEEVYSVSEAEKRRWHPLPSSKYPKPLVFHDGRIAFRPTPLAALCMFVWLPLGFLLASARALSFILLPYVLSIPLLALLGMRNRVVTSSPSPRKEEEEEEARSSRLYITNHRTLLDPLVIAAALRRNVTATTYSVSRISEWISPIRTVRLTRNREEDKRRMKQLLEEGELVVVCPEGTTCREPYLLRFSPLFTEVSREVTPVASETSVTMFYGTSTNKLKFLDPLFFLMNPFPCYEVEFMGRVPTGSIAGEVCSSYQMANHLQGEIGRLLGFHCTSLTRKDKYLMLAGTAGVVDADDKGR; encoded by the exons CTTTACTTGATCTACAAGTTCTCGATAAGGAGGCTGAGGACTTCCTACGCAAGCTATGGGAGGACACAGAAGCATCCTCCGCCGGAAAAGCTGTCCGGCAAAACCATAGTTTGTGATATGGAGGGAGGGCTCCTCAGGACATCCTCCACGTTCCCATACTTCATGCTGGTGGCACTGGAGGCAGGAGGGCTATTGAGGGGGCTGCTTCTCTTGATTCTGTGCCCTCTGATCTCTTGCCTGAGCCATGAGGTGGGGCTGAGGGTCATGGTCATGGTGTGCTTCCTAGGACTGAGGAAGGACAAATTTAGGGTTGGCAGAGCTGTGCTGCCCAAGTTCTTCCTGGAGGAGGTTGGTTTGGAAGGGTTTGAGGTGGtgaggagaggagggaggagggtgtGTGTCAGCTCCATGCCAACCGTAATGGTGGAAGAGTTTCTGCAGGGGTATTTGGACGTGGAGGTGGTGTTGGGGAGGGAGTTGAAGGTGTTCGGCGGGTACTACACCGGGTtgatggtggaggaggaggaggagacgaagGCAAGCTTGGCTTTGGAGGAGCTGCTCGGAGATGAGAAGGTGGGGAAAGGCGGGGCTGTTGGATTCGGAAGCTATCCCAATTCTCTTCGCAAGCAACGTCTCTTCTCCCATTGTGAG GAAGTGTACTCGGTGAGCGAAGCCGAGAAGAGAAGGTGGCATCCGCTGCCAAGCTCCAAGTACCCGAAGCCGCTGGTGTTCCACGACGGCAGAATCGCCTTCAGGCCGACCCCGCTCGCCGCACTGTGCATGTTCGTGTGGCTTCCCCTCGGCTTCCTCCTCGCCTCCGCCCGCGCCCTCAGCTTCATCCTCCTCCCCTACGTTCTCTCCATCCCTTTGCTCGCCCTCCTTGGCATGCGCAACCGGGTCGTCACCTCCTCTCCTTCCCCccgcaaggaggaggaggaggaggaggcaaggAGCAGCCGGCTCTACATCACCAACCACCGCACCCTCCTCGACCCCCTCGTCATCGCCGCCGCCCTCCGCCGCAACGTCACCGCCACCACCTACAGCGTCAGCCGCATCAGCGAGTGGATCTCCCCCATCAGGACCGTCCGGCTGACGAGGAACAGGGAGGAGGACAAGAGGAGGATGAAGCAGCTGCTCGAGGAAGGGGAACTCGTCGTGGTGTGCCCCGAGGGGACAACGTGCCGCGAGCCGTACCTGCTCCGGTTCAGCCCACTGTTCACGGAGGTGAGCCGGGAGGTCACGCCGGTGGCGTCGGAGACCTCGGTCACCATGTTCTACGGCACCAGCACCAACAAGCTCAAGTTCCTGGACCCCTTGTTCTTCCTCATGAACCCCTTCCCGTGCTACGAGGTGGAGTTCATGGGGAGGGTGCCCACCGGCTCCATCGCCGGTGAGGTCTGCAGCAGCTACCAGATGGCCAACCATCTGCAAGGCGAGATCGGACGGCTTCTGGGCTTCCACTGCACCAGCCTCACCCGGAAAGACAAGTACTTGATGCTCGCAGGCACCGCAGGCGTCGTCGATGCAGATGACAAGGGCCGGTGA